In Streptomyces durocortorensis, a genomic segment contains:
- a CDS encoding glycosyltransferase family 4 protein gives MKIGIVCPYSWDVPGGVQFHIRDLAEHLIRLGHEVSVLAPADDETPLPRYVVSAGRAVPVPYNGSVARLNFGFLSAARVRRWLHDGTFDVIHIHEPTSPSLGLLACWAAQGPIVATFHTSNPRSRAMIAAYPILQPALEKISARIAVSEYARRTLVEHLGGDAVVIPNGVDVGFFAKAEPKAEWQGQTLGFIGRIDEPRKGLPVLMKALPAILAARPETRLLVAGRGDEEEAVASLPKELRERVEFLGMVSDEDKARLLRSVDVYVAPNTGGESFGIILVEALSAGAPVLASDLDAFAQVLDQGAAGDLFANEDADALAAAAIRLLGDPERRAGLRERGEAHVRRFDWATVGADILAVYETVTDGAASVAADERSGLRARFGLARD, from the coding sequence CGAGGTCTCCGTCCTGGCCCCGGCCGACGACGAGACCCCGCTGCCCCGTTACGTCGTCTCGGCGGGCCGGGCCGTCCCCGTCCCGTACAACGGCTCGGTCGCCCGGCTGAACTTCGGCTTCCTGTCGGCGGCCCGGGTACGGCGCTGGCTGCACGACGGCACGTTCGACGTGATCCACATCCACGAACCGACCTCCCCGTCGCTGGGCCTGCTGGCCTGCTGGGCGGCGCAGGGACCGATCGTGGCCACCTTCCACACCTCCAACCCGCGCTCCCGGGCGATGATCGCCGCCTACCCGATCCTCCAGCCCGCGCTGGAGAAGATCAGCGCCCGGATCGCGGTCAGCGAGTACGCCCGGCGCACCCTGGTCGAGCACCTCGGCGGCGACGCCGTCGTCATCCCGAACGGCGTCGACGTCGGCTTCTTCGCCAAGGCCGAGCCGAAGGCCGAATGGCAGGGGCAGACCCTCGGCTTCATCGGCCGCATCGACGAACCCCGCAAGGGGCTGCCCGTCCTGATGAAGGCTCTGCCCGCGATCCTCGCCGCCCGCCCGGAGACCCGGCTGCTGGTCGCGGGGCGCGGGGACGAGGAGGAGGCGGTGGCATCCCTGCCGAAGGAGCTGCGCGAGCGCGTCGAGTTCCTCGGCATGGTCAGCGACGAGGACAAGGCCCGTCTGCTGCGCAGCGTCGATGTGTACGTGGCCCCCAACACCGGTGGCGAGAGCTTCGGGATCATCCTGGTGGAGGCGCTGTCGGCCGGTGCGCCGGTGCTCGCCAGCGACCTCGACGCGTTCGCCCAAGTGCTGGACCAGGGCGCGGCGGGCGACCTGTTCGCCAACGAGGACGCCGACGCGCTGGCCGCCGCCGCGATCCGGCTGCTGGGCGACCCGGAGCGCCGGGCCGGACTGCGCGAGCGCGGCGAGGCGCACGTGCGGCGCTTCGACTGGGCGACGGTGGGGGCCGACATCCTCGCGGTGTACGAGACGGTGACGGACGGGGCCGCTTCCGTCGCGGCGGACGAACGCTCGGGGCTGCGGGCGCGGTTCGGGCTGGCGCGGGACTGA
- the pdxS gene encoding pyridoxal 5'-phosphate synthase lyase subunit PdxS: MSTLPSTPQSTESPATGTARVKRGMAEQLKGGVIMDVVDAEQAKIAEDAGAVAVMALERVPADIRKDGGVARMSDPNMIEEIIGAVSIPVMAKSRIGHFVEAQVLQSLGVDYIDESEVLTPADEVNHSDKFAFTTPFVCGATNLGEALRRIAEGAAMIRSKGEAGTGNVVEAVRHLRQIKNEIARLRGFDNNELYAAAKDLRAPYELVKEVAELGKLPVVLFSAGGVATPADAALMRQLGAEGVFVGSGIFKSGDPAKRAAAIVKATTFYDDPKVIADASRNLGEAMVGINCDTLPESERYANRGW, from the coding sequence GTGTCCACGCTTCCCAGCACCCCGCAGTCCACCGAGTCCCCCGCCACCGGCACCGCCCGCGTCAAGCGCGGCATGGCCGAGCAGCTCAAGGGCGGCGTGATCATGGACGTCGTCGACGCCGAGCAGGCGAAGATCGCCGAGGACGCGGGCGCCGTGGCCGTCATGGCCCTGGAGCGGGTCCCGGCCGACATCCGCAAGGACGGCGGCGTGGCCCGGATGTCCGACCCCAACATGATCGAGGAGATCATCGGGGCCGTCTCCATCCCCGTCATGGCCAAGTCCCGCATCGGCCACTTCGTCGAGGCCCAGGTCCTCCAGTCCCTCGGCGTCGACTACATCGACGAGTCCGAGGTCCTCACCCCGGCCGACGAGGTCAACCACAGCGACAAGTTCGCCTTCACCACCCCCTTCGTGTGCGGCGCCACCAACCTGGGCGAGGCCCTGCGCCGCATCGCCGAGGGCGCGGCCATGATCCGCTCGAAGGGCGAGGCCGGCACCGGCAACGTCGTCGAGGCCGTCCGCCACCTGCGCCAGATCAAGAACGAGATCGCGCGTCTGCGCGGCTTCGACAACAACGAGCTGTACGCCGCCGCCAAGGACCTGCGCGCCCCTTACGAGCTGGTCAAGGAGGTCGCCGAGCTCGGCAAGCTGCCCGTCGTGCTGTTCTCCGCCGGTGGCGTCGCCACCCCGGCCGACGCCGCGCTGATGCGCCAGCTCGGCGCCGAGGGCGTCTTCGTCGGCTCCGGCATCTTCAAGTCCGGCGACCCGGCCAAGCGCGCCGCCGCCATCGTGAAGGCCACCACCTTCTACGACGACCCGAAGGTCATCGCGGACGCCTCCCGCAACCTGGGCGAGGCCATGGTCGGCATCAACTGCGACACGCTGCCCGAGTCCGAGCGCTACGCCAACCGCGGCTGGTAA
- the pdxT gene encoding pyridoxal 5'-phosphate synthase glutaminase subunit PdxT, protein MSDTPLIGVLALQGDVREHLIALASADAVARPVRRPEELAEVDGLVIPGGESTTMSKLAVLFGMMEPLRERVRAGMPVYGTCAGMIMLAEKILDPRSGQETVGGIDMIVRRNAFGRQNESFEAAVEVAGIDGGPVEGVFIRAPWVESVGAEAEVIAEHGGHIVAVRQRNVLATSFHPELTGDHRVHALFVDMVRAVN, encoded by the coding sequence ATGAGCGACACCCCCCTGATCGGCGTCCTCGCTCTCCAGGGCGACGTACGGGAGCACCTGATCGCCCTGGCCTCGGCGGACGCCGTGGCCAGGCCGGTCCGGCGCCCCGAGGAGCTCGCCGAGGTCGACGGCCTGGTCATCCCCGGCGGCGAGTCGACCACCATGTCCAAGCTGGCCGTCCTCTTCGGCATGATGGAGCCCCTGCGCGAGCGGGTCCGGGCCGGCATGCCGGTCTACGGCACCTGCGCCGGGATGATCATGCTGGCCGAGAAGATCCTCGACCCGCGCTCGGGCCAGGAGACCGTCGGCGGCATCGACATGATCGTGCGGCGCAACGCCTTCGGCCGCCAGAACGAGTCCTTCGAAGCCGCGGTCGAGGTCGCCGGGATCGATGGCGGCCCGGTGGAGGGCGTCTTCATCCGCGCCCCCTGGGTGGAGTCCGTCGGAGCCGAGGCCGAAGTCATCGCCGAACACGGCGGGCACATCGTGGCCGTGCGCCAGCGAAATGTCCTTGCCACGTCGTTCCATCCTGAACTGACCGGCGACCATCGCGTGCACGCTCTGTTCGTGGACATGGTGCGCGCAGTGAACTGA